From the Vidua chalybeata isolate OUT-0048 chromosome 28, bVidCha1 merged haplotype, whole genome shotgun sequence genome, one window contains:
- the FHIP2B gene encoding FHF complex subunit HOOK interacting protein 2B: MLSRLGALLQQAVETREPSVDLLEAFTEHWTGITGYYLEATDESVPARRTDIPWRLRQLLDILAHEERQRPARDAGPCLEYLLQHKLLETLATLGKAEYPPGMRQQVLLFFSRLLGQLQHPLLHYLNVHRPVQKLLQLSGDRLGSGAEKEEVQLAAVLCAKIRQDASLLPYVLEGKSILNGRRAAESSREEGLEHRPGAAASCPPAQPSPPRRDGDLVTCLVALCRSKKSRVALKARENLLLLAGLSQEAAATCLARGSALCQLLTGHLCELYGAVPAGTDPADVLAMDRASWRSQGDGAGDGGFPGKESLAEFLGWLDFLDELVMGAHPLVADAITEAVEEKFFQGILQPQLLQMSELAVLGATAVLTGTVRQLRAPALLHRLVLFLLGPQRHPETPGDAPHPLRAQLIDRCDHLCDEISLASLRLFEELLRKPHEHVAHNLVLRNLEARAYLQRGPHAPEERGPPETDPEEDGLDLEEDPYFSDGFPDSFGAAKNPSPASTPLGKGQVSEVVSSFLCLVPEEAKTSSCMEEGGYDTYVHDALGMVQACRASAAPWGWPSSPRPLDSCHPGVAFYEGHFLKVLFDRMSRILDQPYSLNLQVTSVLSQLAALPHPHLHEYLLDPYLNLAPGCRSLFSVLVRVIGDLMQRLQRVPHFRAKLLLVRRQLLGLVPGEQMDHTVLFKGVVVLEEFCKELAAIALVKGPPEGPP, translated from the exons ATGCTCAGCCGTCTGGGAGCGCTGCTGCAGCAGGCGGTGGAGACG CGGGAGCCCAGCGTGGATCTGCTGGAAGCCTTCACCGAGCACTGGACGGGCATCACCGGCTACTACCTGGAGGCCACAG ACGAGAGCGTTCCGGCGCGGCGCACCGACATCCCGTGGCGCCTGCGGCAGCTCTTGGACATCCTGGCGCACGAGGAGAGGCAGCGCCCGGCGCGGGACGCGGGGCCGTGCCTCGAGtacctgctgcagcacaaactGCTGGAAACGCTGGCCACGCTGGGAAAGGCGGAG TATCCCCCTGGCATGAGGCAGCAGGTCCTGCTCTTCTTCAGCCGCCTGCTGGGCCAGCTGCAGCACCCGCTCCTGCACTACCTCAACGTCCACCGGCCCGTGCAG aagctgctccagctcagcgGGGACCGCCTGGGCTCCGGCGCCGAGAAGGAGGAGGTGCAGCTCGCCGCCGTCCTCTGCGCCAAAATCCGGCAGGATGCCAGCCTGCTGCCCTATGTCCTGGag ggaaAGAGCATCCTGAACGGGAGGAGAGCCGcggagagcagcagggaggagggttTGGAGCATCGCCCGGGCGCCGCTGCCAgctgccctcctgcccagccctccccgCCGCGCAGGGACGGCGACCTCGTCACCTGCCTGGTGGCGCTGTGCCGGAGCAAG AAGAGCCGGGTGGCGCTGAAGGCTCGGGAGAACCTGCTGCTTCTGGCGGGGCTGTCCCAGGAGGCGGCTGCCACCTGCCTGGCGCGGGgcagtgccctgtgccagctgctcacGGGCCACCTCTGTGAGCTGTACGGCGCCGTGCCCGCTGGCACCGACCCCGCCGACGTCCTGGCCATGGACAGGGCCAGCTGGAG GTCGCAGGGGGATGGTGCCGGGGACGGGGGTTTCCCGGGGAAGGAGAGCCTGGCTGAGTTCCTGGGCTGGCTGGACTTCCTGGATGAGCTGGTGATGGGCGCCCACCCG ctcgTGGCCGATGCCATCACCGAGGCCGTGGAGGAGAAGTTTTTCCAGGGAATCCTGCAGCCGCAGCTCCTGCAGAT GTCGGAGCTGGCCGTGCTGGGCGCCACGGCCGTGCTGACGGGGACGGTGCGGCAGCTCCGCGCGCCCGCCCTGCTCCACCGCCTCGTCCTCTTCCTGCTGGGGCCCCAGCGGCACCCCGAGACCCCCGGGGACGCCCCCCACCCCCTGCGGGCGCAGCTCATCGACCGCTGCGACCACCTGTGCGACGag ATCAGCCTGGCCAGCCTGCGGCTCTTCGAGGAGCTCCTGCGGAAGCCCCACGAGCACGTGGCTCACAACCTGGTGCTGCGGAACCTGGAGGCCAGGGCTTACCTGCAGCGCGGCCCCCACGCCCCCGAGGAGCGCGGGCCCCCCGAGACGGACCCCGAGGAGGACGGGCT GGACCTGGAGGAGGATCCCTATTTCAGCGATGGATTCCCAGACAGCTTTGGGGCGGCGAAAAATCCTTCCCCGGCATCGACCCCGCTGGGGAAGGGGCAAGTGAGCGAGGTGGTCAGCAG CTTCCTGTGCCTGGTCCCCGAGGAGGCCAAGACCTCCTCGTGCATGGAGGAGGGCGGATACGACACCTACGTGCACGATGCCCTGGGCATG GTCCAGGCGTGCCGTGCCAGCGCGGCCCCGTGGGGGTGGCCCTCGTCGCCCCGGCCCCTGGACTCCTGTCACCCCGGCGTGGCTTTTTACGAGGGACACTTCCTCAAGGTGCTGTTTGACCGCATGAGCCGGATCCTGGATCAG CCCTACAGCCTGAACCTGCAGGTGACCTCGGTGCTGTCCCAGCTGGCCGCCCTGCCCCACCCCCACCTCCACGAGTACCTGCTGGACCCCTACCTCAACCTGGCCCCCGGCTGCCGCTCGCTCTTCTCCGTCCTCGTCAGG gtGATCGGGGACCTGATGCAGCGGCTCCAGCGCGTGCCCCACTTCAGGGCCAAGCTGCTCCTGGTGCGccggcagctcctggggctggtgCCGGGAGAGCA GATGGATCACACGGTGCTCTTCAAGGGggtggtggtgctggaggaGTTCTGCAAGGAGCTGGCTGCCATCGCCCTGGTCAAGGGGCCACCCGAGGGGCCACCCTGA